gtgcgcacacaccTCCAcatagatggagagagagagaacgacGAGGCCGGCTCCATTCCAGCCATCAAACCCTAGTGCGTTTTCATGGGGAAAGAGCACATCGGGTTGTTCACAAAGTCTCCTTCAAACTTTTCCGGGAGATTGAAGTTATTTCCAAAGACAATCTCTTTAGAAACCTGGGCGGCTCCTCCTTCCCCATCACACCTGCTCCGCCTGGGCCGGGACACAAGCACCCAGGAGGGCACAAGGGAGCCAGGTGACACACTCCGAGGCCCCACCAAAAAGGCCGGCGCTGGTCCCCGCCAGCAACGGGAGAAGGCGCCAGGCAAAATCCCCAGAAAAACAAACTTCTGCaggattttccttttaaaaaatcactcctCTTCAAAGATGGCCACCTAGATTCCAACACAATCTAAGGAAAGCCCTTAAAATGTCTTATATAATTGTTGTTGTAGTATATAACAAAGCAATAGGAAGATTTACCTTTTAGAACCTTGATTTCTCTTTATAGAAAATACCAGTGATAAGTTCTACTTCCCCTGATGAGGGAATAATGACAACTAATCTGGCTTTTTGACACTGGACTTAGGAAGAGAGTATAAGATGCTTCCAAATATATTATCTGCGTATCAGAATGAAAACATGACTATCTTCACCCCTGCCTCACTATCTGGGTGTTGACTCATTTCCCTCAACTCTTACTTACTCACAGTTCTTACATCTTATTGCTCTCCCAGGGAAAGACTCTCCAGTGCAGCCTAGCAAGGAGACCTCCCCAGGTTGCTTACGttcttttctaactttttaaGTGTACGCTGCCAATACGCACGTCCAGTCCTGCTTAGGAACAGGGCCTATTCCCACCTGGCAGCGGGGAGGCCGGGAAAGACCAAAGACAGTTTTCTAAAGTCAGGAAATATGTGACTTACTCTCCCAAAAATGTGCAATCCCAAACCCCTCAGTGGTGACGGAAACGAAGGGTGGGCTGCCAGCTTCAGCAGCCCTGCCGGGGGAGGGAGGTGGACCTCCAGAGCGCAGGCCGGTTGAGGGGTGCTGTCGGCCACGCAGCCCCCGGGAGGGTGGGGGAGTGTCCGCCCCTCCACAGCAGGGCTCGGGAGTCAACCCAAGTCCGAGCTGGGAGAAGCCGGCCACTGCCGCTCATGAACGACGCAGGGCTCGGTTTCCTGGCGTGCCAAATGGCGAGGGTAACGCTGCAGGGACTAAAACAAGTCACGCAGACAAGGCACCTCACACAGGCTCCGTGTCCGACAGAGGCCATTATCACCACCAACGAAAGTGGCCGTGTTTCAGGTGGAGTGACCACATGGTCAGCCCCATCGTCAGGCCCGGCGGCTTCACAGAGCTGCTGAACAGAACGGGCCActctggcctggcctggcctgggagCAGACATTCCGGTCCTCAAACATCCACCTAACAGGACGTGGTCACAGACACACAACAGATTTAGCAAACCCAGTTCTTCCCGGGGATCGGAAGGCACGCTGGGACGGGGTGCTCCCTGCCTGGGTCAGTGTTACAGACGCCCGCTGGCACTGCCCGGCAGGACGGGGAGGCCCGTTCCACCCAGGAGCAGCTAGTCACCTGGTAGCTCGCAGAGCACAGCCAAGCCACGGCGGCCAAAATTGGTTTGACAAGCCAGCTCAAATCCGCTCTTGGAACAAGTAACAGGGGAGTAACAGATAAAGACAGGCTGGCTGCAAGCCCTGTGTACTGAAAACTTAACTTTGCTCACTTAAATAAAGCGGGTACCTCGGGGGCTTTACTGAGAACTTTCCGGCATCACTCTCACGCAGCCCTAATGGCGTGGTGCGGTTATTGCCAACCCCGTCACAAACAGCGAAGTAAAAAAGACTGAGTCCAAGAGACACGAGGGAGAAGTGTGCCTAGGGTGAAGAAGTGTGCACCAGCTCACGCTGCCCCATAGTACAGACGCGCCGGAGCGTGTGCAAATCAGCAACCCAGACTGACCGCCCAGACTTCAGCTGTCTGGAGAATACCTGTGTGACGAGAGCCCAGAGTGGTAAACGTTTTTCAGCAGTAAGCTTGGTCTCGGGGGCAGAGCCAAGCACCTCTGCTGGGAGATCCCCTCCCTAGTCAACCCCACTGCTCCCCACTAACCCCAGGAGCCCGCCGGATCCCCACTTCGAGAAGCTTCCCTGGGCCCTCAGACCCCATCCCTGACACGTGCAAGCTGCTGGTGTCACTAGGGCAGCCCCCCTTGACTGGCACGAGCCCCTGCTGAAAGGGGCCACGCGCCCCCAGTGCCACCACTGCTGTCCGGGGTGGGGAGACCCTCAAggtttcatgaatgaatgaaaagaaggcTCCTCCCAGGGACCCCCAGGCTCCAGGATTCTAGGTGGTTATGTCTGCACAAACCTTTAAAGAAGGGATTCTAATTTGGGGGTTCATGGATTTTTCAGGGAGGTGTTTGAAGCCCACACAAAACGTTGGGCATGTGTTATCTCCACAAGGTTCAAAATCCGAGAGGGGTGAGGACGGGCGGGCGGCCAAGGGCCTGTGTCTGGTCAAAGCTCGGGGAACCTGCTGCGAGGCCCCACGCGGGCGCCCGGCTGTGCCGCCCCTCACTGTGCCGTCTGTTCTCCCCCCAGCGTCCGCTCTGCCACCATGAGCCCCCTGCTGCAGCCACTCGTCGTCTCTCTCCTCCTGACGTCCGCCTGCGCTGGGAGCCCAGGCCTCGGAAAGGGAGACGGGAGCTCCCCGCCGGCGGGTGCCCACTGGGAGCGGCCGCGCAACGGGAGCCTGGGCCCGGGCCTGCTCCCCGCCGACTTCCACAGGGAGAACACGGTCACCAACGACTGGATGGCGGAGGGGGAGGACGACGACTACCTGGACCTGGAGAAGATCCTGGGCGAGGACGACGACTACATCGACATTGTCGACGCCGTCTCGCCCACGGATGCGGAGACGAGCGCCGGCAACATCCTGCAGCTCTTCCAGGGCAAGAGCCGCATCCAGCGCCTGAACATCCTCAACGCCAAGTTCGCCTTCCACCTGTACCGGGCCCTGCGGGACCGGGCCGACGGCGCGGACAACATCTTCCTCGCGCCCGTGGGCATCTCCACGGCCATGGGCATGCTCGCGCTGGGCCTCGGGGGCCGGGCCCGGGCGCAGGTGCTCTCGACGCTGCACTTCCAGGACTTCGTCAACGCGAGCAGCAAGTACGAGGTTGCCACCATCCACAACCTCTTCCGGAAGCTGACCCACCGCCTCTTCAGGAGGAACTTCGGGTACACGCTGCGGGCCGTCAACGGCCTCTACGTCCAGAGGCAACTCCCAATCCTGGATGACTTCAAGACCAAGGTGAGAGAGTATTACTTCGCGGAGGCCCAGCCGGCCGACTTCTCGGACCCGGCCTTCATCCTGAAGGCCAACGACCACATCCTCAAGCTCACCAAGGGCCTCATCAGGGAGGCGCTGGCCAACACGGACCCAGCCACCCGCGTCATGATGCTCAACTGCATCTACTTCAAAGGTAAGACAGGGCCTGGCGTCTCCAGAGCACGCGCGTGACACGTGCTTTCAGCACACGGGGGAACTTCAAGAATTGTATCCTGGGGTAGTTTATCCAGGAGACCAAGACGGAAGGCTGCCTCGTAGCACAGGGGTCAAGGAAGGTGGCGACGAGGTGACAGATGGAGCCTGAGCCTGTGCTCTGGGCTCACCTGTGAGCTGTCACTGTCACGAGTGTCTGCATCTTACAGCCGAGGCACCGAGGCACCGAGGAGTGAAGCTGATGCTCTAGGGCTCACGGCTCGCACAGGGCAGCGCCACGGCACGACCAGGCAGGCCGCCTCTAGCCCtaggact
The sequence above is drawn from the Choloepus didactylus isolate mChoDid1 chromosome 23 unlocalized genomic scaffold, mChoDid1.pri SUPER_23_unloc1, whole genome shotgun sequence genome and encodes:
- the SERPIND1 gene encoding heparin cofactor 2, which gives rise to MSPLLQPLVVSLLLTSACAGSPGLGKGDGSSPPAGAHWERPRNGSLGPGLLPADFHRENTVTNDWMAEGEDDDYLDLEKILGEDDDYIDIVDAVSPTDAETSAGNILQLFQGKSRIQRLNILNAKFAFHLYRALRDRADGADNIFLAPVGISTAMGMLALGLGGRARAQVLSTLHFQDFVNASSKYEVATIHNLFRKLTHRLFRRNFGYTLRAVNGLYVQRQLPILDDFKTKVREYYFAEAQPADFSDPAFILKANDHILKLTKGLIREALANTDPATRVMMLNCIYFKGSWVNQFPVERTHNHNFRLSEREVVRVPMMQAKGRFLAAGDQELDCDVLQLEYAGGISMLIAVPRKLAGMRALEAQLAPQVVERWQRSMTNRTREVFLPKFKLEKNYNLVEALKSMGITALFDGSGDMAAISPQKLAIDVFKHQGTITVNEEGTQAAAVTAVGFMPLSTQVRFVADRPFLFLVYEQRTGCLLFLGRVADPTKP